ATCCGAATATGCCGGCATACTTGGCCTGATTGCGGCTTTACTGTTAACTTTCTTTATGGTATTCCGTGTTGGAGGATTCCTTGAAGAGGGGATTGTGTACATTTTTGAGACTTACCTGATTGAACCTGCGCGTTTGGTGATGGCAGGATATCATCCTGTTATCAACAATGTGGTTATTTATTCGTTGCTTGGCATCGAGGCCGGCTTTGCGATTGCAGTGCCGTACATCGGAATTTTCTATATCGTCCTCTCGATTCTGGAGGACTCGGGCTATCTAACCCGTGCGGCTTACATTATGGATCGTGTAACGCATAAACTGGGACTGCACGGGCGCTCCGTCATTCCTCTTGTACTGGGATTTGGTTGCAGTGTTCCTGCAATAATGGCTACCCGGACTCTCAATACAATGCGGGAGCGCAGGATTGCTTCAGTACTCATCTCATTGATACCATGTTCTGCCCGAACCATCATCATTCTTGGTCTGGTGGGAACATTCGTGGGATTCTGGGCAGCAGTTTCTATCTACGTTCTTGAGCTAGTCATCATACTTTCAGTTGGCTGGCTGCTGGGGCGAGCCCTTCCCGGGGAGCGCACAGGACTTATCATGGAAATCAGCCCGTTGAGAACGCCAGATGCTGTGGCTACCCTGAAGAAAACATGGATAAGAGTTCGTGAATTCATCTATGTTGCTTTCCCCCTTCTGATTGCAGGCAGCGCCATTCTCGGGGCGCTTGAAGTTACAGGCATTCTGGATTCGTTTGATGAACTTGTGTCTCCTATCTCGGTAGGACTTCTGGGTTTGCCGGCATTTGCAGCAACTGCTCTTGTTTTCGGGATACTGCGAAAAGAAATGGCTCTTGAAATCCTTGCAGTGCTTGCGGGAACTGCAAATTTCCTGATGATACTGACGCCTCTGCAAATGTATGTGTTTGCGGTAATAACCACTATCTATGTACCGTGTGTTGCAACCATTGCAATACTCAAACATGAGCTTGGCACAAGGGATACGATAGCATTATCCTCATTTACGATAATCCTTGCATTCACGGTAGGTGCGATTATCAATTATGTTGGATCAAATTGGTCAGGTGTTATTTGATCGATAAATCTTCTGAAAGTGGTGGTAAATCTGCTCATTTCTCAATGTCCAGAATTTTAAATCCCCCTGCTTTTGGTGGAAAGTATATTAATCCAGCATGACTTAATTGTGCCACGATTGCTTCAAATTTCCATTCTGGAACCGCTGTAGAAACCAATAATTGATTCATAGGGATTAGGTTTTCCTTGCCAAATGCCTTTTTTAAATCAGTATAAAATATCCTTTCATCGTCTGATAGTCGATAAAGGAGCTCAGTTTTTAAATTCATTTTTTGTATGAAAAGGGAATGATTATACATTTCACCCCATGTATCAAATGCTGTATCAACATCTTCTTTTTCTACCTTTTCTCTAAAATTAAGCCTTGCAACTGCAGATGCTAATTTTGGAACTGCGCTACCCAATTCTTGATTATAACTTGCATATTCGCTTTGTCGAAAATCCTCATACATTTCCTGTACCTTGAATTCAATGTGGGATTCTAGCTTTTTAGGAATTTGTGGTTGATACAAAAGGGAATCGAGCATATATCCTCTGGCAAGAGGCGCCTGATCAAAAAATTTATCTCGATAGAAGTCAGCAGACTTTAATTCAGTGTCTAGGGTAAATGGTATGTGGACAGATATATTGTCTGGATTTTTGTATGTAACATTCACTTCTGAACTAAACAAAGGATTCAATTGTCGTTTTGATTTGGTATAGCTGTAGAAGTTATTTGATTTTGTTTGGTTGAATTCACGTGGGATAAGTCCCATCATATTTTTGAACATGCTCCATCTTGGTTCATTAGTCAAAGCAGCTGCATCGATACCGCCTTTCATATTACTACCCAGAATTGGTGTTGAAGCTGTGTACATTGCAACGCTGTAGCTGATGTTCTCTAGATAATCAGTTGTTGCTACAAACGGTGTTTTAAAAAAGTCTAAATATTCCTCCAAATCCATCATTTTTCGATGTGTAATTTTGCTAGGGTCGACATATTCCCATCTACTAACATATTTCGTATCATTCCACAAAAAACCATTTTTTAGAGATGTCACATTTCTTTCAGATTCTTTAACGTAAACCCTTATAAGGCGGTTTTTTTCCGGGGCTTTCCCATTTTCAATCTCATAATAGATTTCCCTCCCATCTTTCCAAAAGGGAGATGGATCAAGACGAAATTTTCTCTGGCTACGGCCAGTGTATCTGACAAACCCCATGTTCTCATGTTCAAAAAACAGGCTATATTCATAACCAGACATTTCATAACCATACATTCGTTCGCTAAGAGTTTTATCATATCTAAAAGAGGGCATTTTCTCGTCTCTATCATAGCTTAATTCATATATAGAAATCTCATTTTGTGCTTATATACTTGCTCTAACCATTATGAAAAATTTCATTGATATAGTGATAGAGAACGCAAAAATTAGAATAGTAGTGATACAATGGTGTGGGCTATAATATGAAATTAAAATCGGCAGCTTTTTATTATTTAGCTTTTCATTTTATTGTAATGACCCGGATGACCAATTCACACCAAAAAAATGCAATCTCTGCTATGAAAGACATTTTTGAAATGGATAAGTCACGGGATCCTGAAGCAACTGAAGTAAACTCATTACTTGAATCCCTTGGAACTCATGGTTCTTTGGTAGGCAAAACTGCGGTGTACAACGGATCTGAATTATCCCATGTGCATACAAAAAAGGCAGTTACTAAAGACAAACGCTTATGAAATTCCCGGGACGAAGTTCAAAAGCTCAATTATTTTTCGTGAAGTTTTGCCTTCAACTTCTTCCTCAAGACCATAGTCTCTTATCACGTGATTATCCAGAGATATGTCGTCAAGATAACCGTACCAATAAACTACAAGGCCGGTCCCATAGAGTTTCTCATACTCGATGAACTGCTTTCGAATATAATGCTCATGTTCGGAGTGGTTTCCAAAAACCGCCTTGCTTTCAATCCAGAGAACCTTTTTTCCATCAACTTCCATCGGCTCTTCAAGCAAAAAATCAGGCGTTTTAGATGAATTAGTGTCCCTTAAATCGTCTTCAGTCTAATACACAATGTCTTTTCCGTCAAGCCATTCAGCAATAATTTCCTCGCCCATCTCTCCCCTGTGGGCCTGCATGTGGTGAGCCCAGGGTGAGAAAA
The DNA window shown above is from Methanohalophilus levihalophilus and carries:
- the feoB gene encoding ferrous iron transport protein B; translated protein: MDLSSKNIAFVGNPSVGKSAFFSRVTGIGVIVSNYPGTTVEITKGTVQVGRRTVNVADLPGIYSLGAATEDEKVSKRYLLKEHPDVIVNVVDATRLERNLFLTLQILELGIPTVVALNQIDAAREMGIEVDTEKLSELLGVPVIPTVATKGTGLDEVMKKAVDPSLSFDGRIRVHYDNHIRNAVEDLGAKFPDVDKVTRLRALEADVEFTELSCGKDVAEALLSEASTLANNIEQVHNMPVSDTIARDLYGEAGQVTRIVVSQGDVENKLKHRIDSMLTSEYAGILGLIAALLLTFFMVFRVGGFLEEGIVYIFETYLIEPARLVMAGYHPVINNVVIYSLLGIEAGFAIAVPYIGIFYIVLSILEDSGYLTRAAYIMDRVTHKLGLHGRSVIPLVLGFGCSVPAIMATRTLNTMRERRIASVLISLIPCSARTIIILGLVGTFVGFWAAVSIYVLELVIILSVGWLLGRALPGERTGLIMEISPLRTPDAVATLKKTWIRVREFIYVAFPLLIAGSAILGALEVTGILDSFDELVSPISVGLLGLPAFAATALVFGILRKEMALEILAVLAGTANFLMILTPLQMYVFAVITTIYVPCVATIAILKHELGTRDTIALSSFTIILAFTVGAIINYVGSNWSGVI